One Peterkaempfera bronchialis DNA window includes the following coding sequences:
- the deoC gene encoding deoxyribose-phosphate aldolase, with product MSTVAANAPGAVGGGLADVAASEASLRRFLHGLPGVDAVGLEARAASLGTRSIKTSAKAYAIDLAISMIDLTTLEGADTAGKVRSLCTKAKHPDPTAPGCPPVAAVCVYPDMVATARAALEGTGIHVASVATAFPSGRAALPVKLADTAQAVAAGADEIDMVIDRGAFLSGRYLQVFEEIVAVKEACRRPDGQDAHLKVIFETGELQTYDNVRRASWLAMLAGADFIKTSTGKVAVNATPPVTLLMLEAVRDFHAATGTRIGVKPAGGIRTTKDAMKYLVMVNETLGDGWLSPDWFRFGASSLLNDLLMQRQKLTTGRYSGPDYVTVD from the coding sequence ATGTCCACTGTTGCAGCCAACGCCCCCGGCGCCGTGGGCGGCGGTCTCGCAGACGTCGCGGCGTCCGAGGCCTCCCTGCGCCGCTTCCTGCACGGCCTGCCCGGCGTCGACGCGGTCGGCCTGGAGGCCCGCGCCGCCTCCCTGGGCACCCGTTCGATCAAGACGTCGGCCAAGGCGTACGCCATCGACCTCGCGATCTCGATGATCGACCTGACCACCCTGGAGGGAGCGGACACCGCCGGAAAGGTGCGGTCGCTCTGCACCAAGGCCAAGCACCCGGACCCGACCGCCCCCGGCTGCCCGCCGGTCGCGGCGGTCTGCGTCTACCCGGACATGGTCGCCACCGCGCGGGCCGCCCTGGAGGGCACCGGTATCCATGTGGCCTCGGTCGCCACCGCCTTCCCCTCCGGCCGCGCCGCGCTGCCGGTGAAGCTGGCGGACACCGCCCAGGCGGTCGCCGCCGGGGCCGACGAGATCGACATGGTGATCGACCGGGGCGCCTTCCTCTCCGGCCGCTACCTCCAGGTCTTCGAGGAGATCGTGGCCGTCAAGGAGGCGTGCCGCCGCCCGGACGGCCAGGACGCCCATCTGAAGGTGATCTTCGAGACCGGCGAGTTGCAGACGTACGACAATGTGCGCCGCGCCTCCTGGCTGGCGATGCTGGCCGGGGCCGACTTCATCAAGACCTCCACCGGCAAGGTGGCCGTCAACGCCACCCCGCCGGTGACGCTGCTGATGCTGGAGGCGGTGCGCGACTTCCACGCCGCCACCGGCACCCGGATCGGCGTCAAGCCGGCCGGCGGCATCCGCACCACCAAGGACGCCATGAAGTACCTGGTCATGGTGAACGAGACGCTCGGCGACGGCTGGCTCTCCCCGGACTGGTTCCGCTTCGGCGCCTCCAGCCTCCTCAACGACCTGCTGATGCAGCGTCAGAAGCTGACCACCGGCCGGTACTCCGGTCCCGACTACGTGACGGTGGACTGA
- a CDS encoding aldehyde dehydrogenase family protein has product MATPKNPTKTPASAPATPAGPAASTAPEAPVAANGLPGKLFSYAPAPESPAAAGDIASSYGHFIGGAFTESAGKEALKTVNPATGQVLAEFAQGTEEDVDRAVKAARDAFPAWSALPGSERAKYLFRIARIVQERSRELAVLESIDNGKPIRETRDVDLPLVAAHFFYYAGWADKLEYAGFGPAPRPLGVAAQVIPWNFPLLMLAWKIAPALATGNTVVLKPAETTPLTALRFAEIVRQAGLPKGVVNIVTGDGRTGAALTTHPDVAKVAFTGSTEVGRSIARSLAGTRKKLSLELGGKAANIVFDDAPIDQAVEGIVNGIFFNQGHVCCAGSRLLVQESVHDEVLDALKRRMSTLRVGDPLDKNTDVGAINSAAQLARIKELAAAGEAEGAERWAPACELPENGFWFAPTVFTGVGQAHRIAREEIFGPVLSVLTFRTPAEAVEKANNTPYGLSAGVWTEKGSRILWMASRLRAGIVWSNTFNKFDPTSPFGGYKESGYGREGGRHGLEAYLDV; this is encoded by the coding sequence ATGGCAACCCCCAAGAACCCCACGAAGACCCCCGCCTCCGCTCCGGCCACTCCGGCCGGTCCGGCCGCTTCCACAGCGCCCGAGGCTCCGGTGGCCGCCAACGGCCTGCCCGGCAAGCTCTTCAGCTACGCCCCCGCCCCCGAGTCGCCCGCCGCAGCCGGTGACATCGCCTCGTCGTACGGCCACTTCATCGGCGGCGCGTTCACCGAGAGCGCCGGCAAGGAGGCGCTGAAGACGGTCAACCCGGCGACCGGCCAGGTGCTCGCCGAGTTCGCCCAGGGCACCGAGGAGGATGTGGACCGCGCGGTCAAGGCCGCCCGCGACGCCTTCCCCGCCTGGTCGGCGCTGCCCGGCTCGGAGCGGGCCAAGTACCTCTTCCGGATCGCCCGGATCGTCCAGGAGCGCAGCCGCGAACTGGCCGTGCTGGAGTCGATCGACAACGGCAAGCCGATCCGCGAGACCCGCGATGTGGACCTGCCGCTGGTCGCCGCGCACTTCTTCTACTACGCGGGCTGGGCCGACAAGCTGGAGTACGCCGGGTTCGGGCCGGCCCCCCGGCCGCTGGGCGTCGCCGCCCAGGTCATCCCGTGGAACTTCCCGCTGCTGATGCTGGCCTGGAAGATCGCCCCGGCGCTGGCCACCGGCAACACCGTGGTCCTCAAGCCCGCCGAGACCACCCCGCTGACCGCGCTGCGGTTCGCCGAGATCGTCCGCCAGGCCGGGCTGCCCAAGGGCGTCGTCAATATCGTCACCGGCGACGGCCGCACCGGCGCCGCCCTGACCACGCACCCGGACGTGGCCAAGGTCGCCTTCACCGGCTCCACCGAGGTCGGCCGCTCCATCGCCCGCTCCCTGGCCGGTACCCGCAAGAAGCTGTCGCTGGAGCTGGGCGGCAAGGCCGCCAACATCGTCTTCGACGACGCCCCGATCGACCAGGCCGTCGAGGGCATCGTCAACGGGATCTTCTTCAACCAGGGCCATGTCTGCTGCGCCGGCTCCCGGCTGCTGGTCCAGGAGTCGGTCCACGACGAGGTGCTGGACGCGCTCAAGCGCCGGATGTCCACCCTGCGGGTGGGCGACCCGCTGGACAAGAACACCGATGTGGGCGCCATCAACTCGGCCGCCCAGCTGGCCCGGATCAAGGAGCTGGCGGCGGCCGGCGAGGCCGAGGGCGCCGAGCGCTGGGCCCCCGCCTGCGAACTGCCCGAGAACGGCTTCTGGTTCGCCCCGACCGTCTTCACCGGCGTCGGCCAGGCGCACCGGATCGCCCGCGAGGAGATCTTCGGCCCGGTGCTGTCGGTGCTGACCTTCCGCACCCCGGCCGAGGCCGTGGAGAAGGCCAACAACACCCCGTACGGGCTGTCGGCCGGCGTCTGGACCGAGAAGGGCTCCCGCATCCTCTGGATGGCGAGCCGGCTGCGGGCCGGCATCGTCTGGTCCAACACCTTCAACAAGTTCGACCCGACCTCGCCGTTCGGCGGCTACAAGGAGTCGGGCTACGGCCGCGAGGGCGGCCGCCACGGTCTGGAGGCGTACCTCGATGTCTGA
- a CDS encoding aldehyde dehydrogenase family protein, which yields MSEPVTRIDAPRLTVSKTYKLFVGGKFPRSESGRVYEVTDTKGDWLANAPLGTRKDTRDAVVAARKAFAGWSGATAYNRGQILYRVAEMLQGRREQFAAEVATAEGLGGKKAAALVDAAIDRWVWYAGWTDKIAQIAGAANPVAGPYFNLSTPEPTGVVGVVAPQRGTGHSLLGLVSVVAPAIAAGNTVVVAAAEGAPLPALSLGEVLATSDLPGGVVNLLSGRTGDIAPTLASHQDVNALDLAGAVADDGPASAKALEAAAADTLKRVLRPAVDPAAEDWTAAPGTDRLLAFLETKTVWHPMGV from the coding sequence ATGTCTGAGCCGGTGACGCGTATCGACGCCCCTCGTCTGACAGTCAGCAAGACCTACAAGCTGTTCGTCGGCGGGAAGTTCCCCCGCTCCGAGAGCGGACGGGTGTACGAGGTGACCGACACCAAGGGCGACTGGCTGGCCAACGCACCGCTGGGCACCCGCAAGGACACCCGGGACGCGGTCGTGGCCGCCCGCAAGGCGTTCGCCGGCTGGTCCGGCGCCACCGCCTACAACCGGGGCCAGATCCTCTACCGGGTCGCCGAGATGCTCCAGGGCCGCCGCGAGCAGTTCGCCGCCGAGGTGGCCACCGCCGAGGGCCTGGGCGGCAAGAAGGCCGCAGCCCTGGTGGACGCGGCCATCGACCGCTGGGTCTGGTACGCGGGCTGGACCGACAAGATCGCCCAGATCGCCGGTGCCGCCAACCCGGTGGCCGGGCCGTACTTCAACCTCTCCACCCCCGAGCCCACCGGTGTGGTCGGCGTGGTCGCCCCGCAGCGCGGCACCGGCCACTCGCTGCTGGGCCTGGTCTCGGTGGTCGCCCCGGCCATCGCGGCCGGCAACACCGTGGTGGTCGCCGCCGCCGAGGGGGCGCCGCTGCCCGCGCTGTCGCTCGGCGAGGTGCTGGCCACCTCCGACCTGCCCGGCGGCGTGGTGAACCTCCTCTCCGGCCGTACCGGGGACATCGCCCCGACCCTCGCCTCGCACCAGGACGTCAACGCCCTGGACCTGGCGGGCGCGGTCGCGGACGACGGCCCGGCCTCGGCCAAGGCGCTGGAGGCCGCCGCTGCGGACACCCTCAAGCGGGTCCTCCGCCCGGCCGTCGACCCCGCCGCCGAGGACTGGACCGCAGCCCCCGGCACCGACCGCCTGCTGGCCTTCCTGGAGACCAAGACGGTCTGGCACCCGATGGGCGTCTGA
- a CDS encoding CsbD family protein, with product MATGDKAENAAQKIKGKAKEAAGKAVGNKKLEAEGHGDQAKADTKQAAEKVKDVFKD from the coding sequence ATGGCGACTGGCGACAAGGCCGAGAACGCAGCCCAGAAGATCAAGGGCAAGGCCAAGGAGGCGGCCGGCAAGGCTGTCGGCAACAAGAAGCTGGAAGCGGAGGGGCACGGCGACCAGGCCAAGGCCGACACCAAGCAGGCGGCGGAGAAGGTCAAGGACGTCTTCAAGGACTGA
- a CDS encoding SRPBCC family protein codes for MAEQSKGTLTDGLGAIAHELPTSRLKEQTQNVLGALGERAMTMVTGKVGDATERLTHFAEEGGGGGGLAAALTGAKGLAEGKSPLSAAFGAGMTGVKEKVKGIFGGGGKDGGGKGGKKIKVTNIVESIDLGVPVRTVYNQWTQYADFPTFMKKVENVDQESETETNWKAQVFWSHRQWKATIVEQVPDERIIWRAKGDKGHVDGAITFHELTPDLTRILLVLEYHPQGLFEHTGNLWRAQGRRVRLELKHFRRQVMTQTLLHPEEVEGWRGEIRDGEVVTSHEDALKEEEPPEDEYDDEEERPEGEYEDAYDETDEEPPDEEPPDEEPEDEEPEDEEPEEPVRRRRASAAAR; via the coding sequence ATGGCGGAGCAATCCAAGGGCACACTCACGGACGGCCTCGGCGCTATCGCACACGAACTGCCGACCAGCCGCCTGAAGGAGCAGACCCAGAACGTCCTCGGCGCGCTCGGTGAGCGGGCGATGACCATGGTGACCGGCAAGGTGGGCGACGCCACCGAGCGGCTCACCCACTTCGCGGAGGAGGGCGGCGGCGGCGGGGGACTCGCGGCGGCGCTGACCGGCGCGAAGGGGCTGGCCGAGGGCAAGTCGCCGCTGAGCGCGGCCTTCGGGGCCGGTATGACCGGGGTGAAGGAGAAGGTCAAGGGCATCTTCGGCGGGGGCGGCAAGGACGGCGGTGGCAAGGGCGGCAAGAAGATCAAGGTCACCAACATCGTGGAGTCCATCGACCTGGGGGTCCCGGTCCGCACCGTCTACAACCAGTGGACGCAGTACGCCGACTTCCCCACCTTCATGAAGAAGGTCGAGAACGTCGACCAGGAGTCGGAGACGGAGACCAACTGGAAGGCCCAGGTCTTCTGGTCGCACCGGCAGTGGAAGGCGACCATCGTGGAGCAGGTCCCCGATGAGCGCATCATCTGGCGGGCCAAGGGCGACAAGGGCCATGTGGACGGCGCCATCACCTTCCATGAGCTCACGCCCGACCTGACCCGCATCCTGCTGGTCCTCGAATACCACCCCCAGGGCCTCTTCGAGCACACCGGCAACCTCTGGCGGGCGCAGGGCCGCCGCGTACGGCTGGAGCTCAAGCACTTCCGGCGCCAGGTCATGACGCAGACCCTGCTGCACCCCGAGGAGGTCGAGGGCTGGCGCGGCGAGATCCGCGACGGCGAGGTCGTGACGTCGCATGAGGACGCCCTGAAGGAGGAGGAACCCCCGGAGGACGAGTACGACGACGAGGAGGAGCGCCCCGAAGGGGAGTACGAGGACGCCTACGACGAGACGGACGAGGAGCCCCCGGACGAGGAGCCCCCAGACGAAGAACCTGAGGACGAAGAGCCCGAGGACGAAGAGCCCGAGGAGCCCGTGCGGCGCCGCCGGGCGTCGGCCGCCGCGAGGTGA
- the gvpJ gene encoding gas vesicle protein GvpJ yields the protein MTVAGQRSQHLDRPSSSGLADVVDLILDKGLVIDVYVRVSLVGIELLTIDARIVVASVDTYLRFAEAVNRLDLTGTQTHGLPELMQDMRQGGAQQKTKGALEGVKEQVGELLHGGEDDEEPEEEPEREEPEFEERPRRRTRPAQRREREP from the coding sequence ATGACCGTCGCAGGCCAGCGCAGTCAGCACCTGGACCGGCCGTCCTCCAGCGGTCTGGCCGACGTGGTCGACCTGATCCTGGACAAGGGCCTGGTCATCGACGTGTATGTACGGGTCTCCCTGGTCGGCATCGAGCTGCTGACGATCGACGCCCGCATCGTCGTCGCAAGCGTGGACACCTATCTGAGGTTCGCCGAGGCGGTCAACCGCCTGGACCTCACCGGCACCCAGACCCACGGCCTGCCAGAACTGATGCAGGACATGCGCCAGGGGGGCGCCCAGCAGAAGACCAAGGGCGCCCTGGAGGGGGTGAAGGAGCAGGTCGGTGAACTCCTGCACGGTGGCGAGGACGACGAGGAGCCGGAGGAGGAACCCGAGCGGGAGGAGCCGGAGTTCGAGGAGCGGCCCCGCCGCCGGACCAGGCCCGCCCAGCGCAGGGAGCGCGAGCCATGA
- a CDS encoding GvpL/GvpF family gas vesicle protein encodes MTSTSSPATGTATACYVYGIVLERTAAEAHPDRLRGVADTGGQVTSVRHRGIAAVVSDIPTDRPLGRPDDLRAHARVLDTLAAGFDPVLPFRFGAVLRDSQAVVDELLEPYHDDFLGALESLADRAQYSLRARYELDTVLPEVLEEVPEARRLREEVQGLSEEAGYDRRIRLGEIVSEAVARKRELDAREIERVLAPLATAAAFTETTTAEGLADAAFLVERRRSEAFEAAAEELAGRWYGRVRLRLLGPLAAYDFAPELMGGSDGPDVADGPEGEG; translated from the coding sequence ATGACCTCGACCTCCTCCCCCGCCACGGGCACCGCCACCGCCTGCTATGTCTACGGCATCGTGCTGGAGCGGACGGCCGCCGAGGCCCATCCGGACCGGCTGCGCGGCGTCGCGGACACCGGCGGGCAGGTGACCTCCGTACGGCACCGGGGCATCGCCGCCGTGGTCAGCGACATCCCCACCGACCGGCCGCTGGGCCGCCCCGACGACCTCAGGGCGCACGCCCGGGTGCTGGACACCCTCGCCGCCGGCTTCGACCCGGTGCTGCCCTTCCGCTTCGGCGCCGTGCTGCGCGACTCCCAGGCCGTGGTGGACGAGCTGCTGGAGCCCTACCACGACGACTTCCTGGGGGCGCTGGAGAGCCTGGCCGACCGCGCGCAGTACAGCCTTCGGGCCCGCTATGAACTGGACACGGTGCTGCCCGAGGTGCTGGAGGAGGTGCCCGAGGCCCGCCGGCTGCGCGAGGAGGTGCAGGGCCTCTCCGAGGAGGCCGGGTACGACCGGCGCATCCGCCTCGGCGAGATCGTGTCGGAGGCCGTGGCCCGCAAGCGTGAGCTGGACGCCCGGGAGATCGAGCGGGTTCTGGCACCGCTGGCCACCGCCGCCGCCTTCACGGAGACGACCACCGCCGAGGGCCTGGCGGATGCGGCGTTCCTGGTCGAACGGCGCCGCAGCGAGGCGTTCGAGGCCGCCGCGGAGGAGCTGGCCGGCCGCTGGTACGGGCGGGTGCGGCTGCGGCTGCTCGGACCGCTCGCCGCCTATGACTTCGCCCCCGAGCTGATGGGCGGCTCCGACGGCCCCGACGTCGCCGACGGCCCCGAGGGGGAGGGGTAG
- a CDS encoding gas vesicle protein GvpG, translated as MGLVTGLLTLPLAPVRGVVWIAEQVHQVALQEVADPARLRSRLDEIEQAREAGEIDEQEAARLEEELIGRLLDVRPPPVAGRSEGADGEA; from the coding sequence GTGGGACTGGTCACCGGACTGCTGACGCTGCCCCTGGCACCGGTACGCGGCGTGGTGTGGATCGCGGAGCAGGTGCACCAGGTGGCCTTGCAGGAGGTCGCCGACCCGGCCCGGCTGCGCAGCCGGCTGGACGAGATCGAGCAGGCCAGGGAGGCCGGTGAGATCGATGAGCAGGAGGCCGCGCGGCTGGAGGAGGAGCTGATCGGCCGTCTGCTGGACGTACGGCCCCCGCCGGTGGCCGGGAGGAGCGAAGGTGCGGACGGCGAGGCGTGA
- a CDS encoding gas vesicle protein GvpO produces MRTARRDSGAGAGDGRHRLHRDREAVQSGAEPDRRRPRTTVTTREAAAHAALHVQTLTGRDPEGVTSLERTEGGWRIGIEVLEAHRIPDSTDILAEYQVEVDGDGELITYHRTRRYYRGRAEEG; encoded by the coding sequence GTGCGGACGGCGAGGCGTGACAGCGGGGCTGGCGCGGGCGACGGGCGGCACCGGCTGCACCGCGACCGGGAGGCCGTGCAGTCCGGGGCCGAGCCGGACCGGCGGCGGCCCCGCACGACCGTCACCACCCGGGAGGCGGCGGCCCATGCGGCACTCCATGTGCAGACCCTCACCGGCCGGGACCCCGAGGGGGTCACCTCGCTGGAGCGTACGGAGGGCGGCTGGCGGATCGGGATCGAGGTACTGGAAGCGCACCGCATCCCCGACTCGACCGACATCCTCGCCGAGTACCAGGTCGAGGTGGACGGCGACGGGGAGCTGATCACCTACCACCGCACCCGCCGCTACTACCGTGGCCGGGCAGAGGAGGGTTGA
- a CDS encoding gas vesicle protein — translation MGQPPVWSGRSRYAPSGREGGRPESANLADILERVLDKGIVIAGDIRVNLLDIELLTIKIRLIVASVDRAREMGIDWWEHDPMLTSGQHDLSEENRRLRRRIGDLEAGRTASVTDRPDGLEPERELEREFEQEARQDREQQAEQRRHGEGAAP, via the coding sequence ATGGGCCAGCCTCCTGTGTGGAGCGGCCGGAGCCGGTATGCGCCCAGCGGCCGGGAAGGCGGTCGCCCCGAATCGGCGAACCTGGCGGACATCCTGGAGCGGGTGCTGGACAAGGGCATCGTCATCGCCGGGGACATCCGCGTGAACCTGCTGGACATCGAACTGCTCACCATCAAGATCCGGCTGATCGTCGCCTCGGTGGACCGCGCCCGGGAGATGGGCATCGACTGGTGGGAGCACGACCCCATGCTCACCTCCGGACAGCACGACCTCAGCGAGGAGAACCGGCGCCTGCGCCGCCGGATCGGCGACCTGGAGGCGGGCCGCACCGCATCCGTCACCGACCGCCCGGACGGGCTGGAACCAGAACGGGAACTTGAGCGGGAATTCGAGCAGGAGGCCCGACAGGACCGCGAGCAGCAGGCCGAGCAGCGGCGCCACGGCGAGGGGGCGGCACCGTGA
- a CDS encoding GvpL/GvpF family gas vesicle protein: protein MTEATATWLYAVARGLPTSALDDVTGVAAEPVRLLSGHGLQAVVGSVPLRDFAEDALHDHLEDLNWLETAVRAHHRVIDAAAGATRVLPLRFATLYRDDQRVHALLDQQQAAFGSALDRVAGHTEWGVKVYADPRAFAPEAPEPAGAANPGTAYLLRRRAQRDERQSALLRAQRCAEEIAGELGPLAAETASHPPQDPRLAEYQGWMLLNDSYLVPDARAREFAARVHALQQRFEGVRLQLSGPWPAYSFTSVPATETEAER, encoded by the coding sequence GTGACCGAGGCGACCGCCACCTGGCTCTACGCCGTGGCCCGGGGCCTGCCGACCAGTGCCCTGGACGACGTGACCGGTGTCGCCGCGGAGCCCGTACGGCTGCTCTCCGGCCATGGGCTGCAGGCCGTCGTCGGCAGCGTCCCGCTGCGGGACTTCGCCGAGGACGCGCTCCATGACCACCTGGAGGACCTCAACTGGCTGGAGACGGCGGTCAGGGCGCACCACCGGGTCATCGACGCCGCAGCGGGCGCCACCCGCGTCCTGCCGCTCCGCTTCGCCACCCTCTACCGCGACGACCAGCGGGTCCACGCCCTGCTGGACCAGCAGCAGGCCGCGTTCGGCAGCGCCCTGGACCGCGTCGCCGGGCACACCGAATGGGGGGTCAAGGTCTATGCGGACCCGCGTGCCTTCGCCCCGGAGGCGCCCGAACCGGCGGGCGCGGCCAACCCCGGCACCGCCTATCTGCTGCGGCGGCGTGCCCAGCGCGACGAGCGGCAGAGCGCCCTGCTGCGCGCCCAGCGGTGCGCGGAGGAGATCGCCGGGGAGCTGGGCCCGCTGGCGGCCGAGACCGCCTCCCACCCGCCCCAGGACCCCCGGCTCGCCGAGTACCAGGGCTGGATGCTGCTCAATGACTCCTATCTCGTCCCCGACGCCCGCGCCCGGGAGTTCGCCGCCCGGGTGCACGCCCTCCAGCAGCGGTTCGAGGGCGTCCGGCTCCAGCTGAGCGGACCGTGGCCCGCCTACTCCTTCACCTCCGTGCCCGCCACCGAGACGGAAGCGGAACGATGA
- a CDS encoding gas vesicle protein, with amino-acid sequence MTRLPQPLPPPQPPAVGEGPQVALVDLLDRVLAGGVVISGEVTLCIDDIALVRISLRALVASIRAAEADPYPLEEARP; translated from the coding sequence ATGACCCGGCTTCCCCAGCCGCTGCCGCCCCCGCAGCCACCGGCCGTCGGCGAGGGGCCGCAGGTCGCTCTGGTCGACCTGCTCGACCGGGTCCTGGCGGGCGGCGTGGTCATCAGCGGCGAGGTCACCCTCTGCATCGACGACATCGCCCTGGTCCGCATCTCGCTGCGCGCCCTGGTGGCCTCCATCCGGGCTGCGGAGGCCGACCCGTACCCCCTGGAGGAGGCGCGGCCATGA
- a CDS encoding gas vesicle protein K: MSSGPEPGPVERHRRLAVDSESVERGLAGLVLTIVELLRQLMERQALRRIDQGDLSDEQIEHLGLTLMALEDRMDELREHFGLSPEDLNIDLGPLGPLLPRE, encoded by the coding sequence ATGAGCAGCGGCCCCGAACCCGGCCCGGTGGAGCGGCACCGGCGGCTGGCCGTGGACTCCGAGTCGGTGGAGCGCGGCCTGGCCGGTCTGGTCCTCACCATCGTGGAGCTGCTACGTCAGTTGATGGAGCGTCAGGCACTGCGCCGGATCGACCAGGGCGACCTCTCCGACGAGCAGATCGAACACCTCGGCCTGACCCTGATGGCCCTTGAGGACCGCATGGACGAACTCCGCGAGCACTTCGGGCTCTCCCCGGAGGACCTCAACATCGACCTCGGGCCGCTCGGACCCCTGCTGCCCCGCGAGTGA
- a CDS encoding ATP-binding protein has protein sequence MSDSPVNPVPIPRARVVLLSGPSGSGKSSLAERAGLPVLQLDDFYKDGDDPTLPLLSAAGAVDWDSPRSWHADQAMAVIRLLAETGRAEVPVYSIPDNARIATRTLELDGSAAFVAEGIFAAEIAARCAAEGLLGDALCLRNGPMTTAWRRFRRDVREGRKSVPFLVRRGWRLMRAERGIVAHQVELGAYACAGPEALRRVRTVADTREPAAA, from the coding sequence GTGAGCGACTCCCCCGTGAACCCCGTGCCGATACCCCGCGCCCGCGTCGTGCTGCTGTCCGGGCCCTCCGGATCGGGGAAGTCGTCACTGGCCGAGCGGGCCGGACTGCCGGTGCTCCAGCTGGACGACTTCTACAAGGACGGCGACGACCCCACGCTGCCGCTGCTGAGCGCCGCCGGAGCGGTGGACTGGGACTCGCCCCGGTCCTGGCACGCCGACCAGGCGATGGCCGTGATCCGGCTGCTGGCCGAGACCGGGCGGGCCGAGGTGCCGGTGTACTCGATCCCCGACAACGCCCGGATCGCCACCCGCACCCTGGAGCTGGACGGTTCGGCGGCGTTTGTCGCCGAGGGGATCTTCGCGGCGGAGATCGCGGCCCGCTGCGCCGCCGAGGGGCTGCTGGGCGACGCGCTCTGCCTGCGCAACGGGCCGATGACCACCGCCTGGCGCCGCTTCCGCCGCGATGTCCGGGAGGGCCGCAAGTCGGTGCCGTTCCTGGTCCGGCGCGGCTGGCGGCTGATGCGGGCCGAGCGCGGGATCGTGGCGCACCAGGTGGAGCTGGGCGCGTACGCCTGCGCGGGCCCGGAGGCGCTGCGCCGGGTGCGCACGGTCGCCGACACCAGGGAACCCGCCGCCGCCTGA
- a CDS encoding SigE family RNA polymerase sigma factor yields the protein MNATLQTRTASPVRSVRPSNCRPARADETTGAVNVRGCAHHIGTPQPQTFGIGRRQAAPEPGAGAGTMALRGVIPVVRSLPGGNGDGLRTAGSGEPAVREAGKAVRYPDRAGRGVQGGAQGEPAPAEAAPVDHTEDFTAYVRERRASLYATAYHLTGDRHEAEDLLQSALFSTYRAWGRISDKAAVGGYLRRTMTNLHISAWRRRKVNEYPTEELPETVGDTDAMGGTELRAVLWQALAKLPEQQRTMLVLRYYEGRTDPEIADVLGISVGTVKSSIWRALRRLRDDATLNRGGDLGRAFGELVA from the coding sequence ATGAACGCAACGCTTCAGACCAGGACCGCTTCGCCCGTCCGGTCCGTGCGCCCGTCGAACTGCCGGCCCGCACGGGCCGACGAGACCACCGGTGCGGTGAATGTGCGGGGGTGCGCTCACCACATCGGTACGCCCCAGCCCCAGACGTTCGGGATCGGCCGCAGGCAGGCCGCGCCCGAGCCGGGCGCCGGGGCGGGCACCATGGCACTGCGGGGGGTCATCCCCGTGGTGCGCAGCCTCCCGGGGGGTAACGGGGACGGCCTGCGGACTGCCGGTTCGGGGGAGCCGGCGGTCCGCGAGGCCGGGAAGGCGGTCAGGTATCCGGACCGCGCCGGGCGGGGTGTACAGGGAGGCGCGCAGGGGGAGCCCGCGCCCGCAGAGGCGGCCCCGGTGGATCACACCGAGGACTTCACCGCCTATGTGCGCGAGCGTCGCGCCTCCCTGTACGCCACGGCGTACCACCTGACCGGAGACCGCCACGAGGCCGAGGACCTGCTGCAGAGCGCGCTCTTCTCCACCTACCGCGCCTGGGGCCGGATCTCCGACAAGGCGGCCGTCGGCGGCTACCTCCGCCGCACCATGACCAATCTGCACATCTCCGCGTGGCGCCGCCGCAAGGTCAACGAGTACCCGACCGAGGAGCTGCCCGAGACCGTCGGCGACACCGACGCCATGGGCGGCACCGAGCTGCGCGCCGTGCTCTGGCAGGCGCTCGCCAAGCTCCCCGAGCAGCAGCGCACCATGCTGGTGCTGCGCTACTACGAGGGGCGTACCGACCCGGAGATCGCCGATGTGCTGGGCATCAGCGTCGGCACCGTGAAGAGCAGCATCTGGCGGGCGCTGCGCCGGCTGCGCGACGACGCCACACTCAACCGGGGCGGCGACCTCGGCCGGGCCTTCGGCGAGCTGGTCGCCTGA